A genomic segment from Nodularia sphaerocarpa UHCC 0038 encodes:
- the uvsE gene encoding UV DNA damage repair endonuclease UvsE — MTAIQFQNQPHLEPAQKTSPPYLGLVCITVSKQVRFRAMTRTRYLKLSLKERETVLKELYQDNLQRLDVALSFCQENNIRLYRMTSALFPMSDMEDEIGANILEEMKADLSKIGQKAQALDIRMVLHPDQFVVLSSDSAEIVKTSIKILERHALTLDLLSLPRSPWSLMNIHGGKSQRPAELIKVISELPEAIKTRLTLENDEYAYSSEEILAVCEQTGIPMVFDAHHQICHEKLDSYDHPSVASMLYAARETWANPDWQLVHISNGDTAFNDRKHSNLITAMPQAYHQAPWIEVEAKHKEEAIAHLRSWWLMGE, encoded by the coding sequence ATGACTGCAATCCAATTTCAAAATCAACCGCATCTAGAGCCAGCACAAAAAACATCTCCACCATATTTAGGGCTGGTTTGTATTACTGTATCCAAGCAGGTGCGCTTTCGAGCTATGACACGCACGCGTTACTTAAAACTCTCTCTCAAAGAACGCGAAACTGTTTTAAAAGAACTTTATCAAGATAATTTGCAGCGCTTAGATGTAGCATTGTCTTTTTGTCAGGAAAATAATATTCGGCTGTATCGCATGACTTCGGCTTTATTTCCCATGAGTGATATGGAAGACGAAATCGGCGCGAATATCTTAGAGGAAATGAAAGCAGATTTAAGCAAAATTGGTCAAAAGGCGCAAGCATTAGATATTAGAATGGTGCTGCATCCAGATCAATTTGTGGTGCTGAGTTCTGATTCTGCCGAAATCGTGAAAACAAGTATCAAAATTTTAGAACGACACGCCCTTACACTGGACTTATTAAGCTTACCTCGTTCACCTTGGTCTTTGATGAATATTCATGGTGGGAAATCTCAACGCCCAGCAGAACTAATTAAAGTAATCTCAGAATTGCCAGAAGCAATTAAAACTCGTTTAACTCTAGAAAACGATGAATACGCTTATAGTTCTGAAGAAATTTTAGCAGTGTGTGAGCAAACTGGCATCCCAATGGTGTTCGATGCTCATCACCAAATTTGCCATGAAAAATTAGATAGCTACGATCATCCAAGTGTAGCATCTATGTTGTACGCAGCACGAGAAACATGGGCAAACCCAGATTGGCAATTAGTTCACATTTCCAACGGTGACACAGCTTTTAACGACAGAAAGCACAGTAACTTAATCACCGCTATGCCCCAAGCTTACCACCAAGCCCCCTGGATAGAAGTGGAAGCCAAACACAAAGAAGAAGCGATCGCTCATTTGCGCTCTTGGTGGCTTATGGGAGAATAA
- a CDS encoding glycosyltransferase family 2 protein, which yields MKSYFSGYLTQPELQTHNSDKHMTKVAIIIETDQQFNSLCSVLEDIGKQKLYQTKLDIYIVDKVSDDRNQAYLEKFDFAHIKVLHTVKKLGKSGGFYDGLQYVSQLKYDYIWLLDDDVRLDPLALSTLITTLKNHDEVGLVSSQLYQRQEPKTIQEFGRLINGEQPRSKRNFGKYHNILNEDLFQGKPYIRVENCAAKSILLRHRVVQHIGIFKDCCLDFDHVDFCLQVKKAGWIIAVNPSSIIWQNSPDSELFTWIDSYNECNLYYWQKYRPDLL from the coding sequence GTGAAATCTTATTTTTCAGGATATTTAACTCAACCAGAGCTACAAACCCACAACTCTGATAAACACATGACGAAAGTTGCAATTATTATTGAGACTGATCAGCAGTTCAATTCACTGTGTTCGGTATTAGAAGATATTGGCAAACAGAAATTATATCAGACAAAACTTGATATCTATATTGTGGATAAGGTTTCAGATGATAGGAATCAAGCTTATTTAGAAAAATTTGACTTTGCTCACATTAAGGTGCTGCACACAGTTAAAAAGTTAGGTAAATCTGGCGGTTTTTATGATGGTTTACAATATGTCAGTCAACTTAAATATGATTACATCTGGCTACTTGATGATGATGTGCGTCTAGACCCTTTGGCTCTGAGTACACTAATTACAACTTTAAAAAATCATGATGAAGTCGGCTTAGTGAGTTCTCAACTTTATCAGCGACAAGAACCTAAGACGATTCAAGAATTTGGAAGATTGATTAATGGTGAGCAACCACGCTCAAAAAGAAATTTTGGTAAATATCATAATATCTTAAATGAGGATTTATTCCAAGGTAAACCTTATATTAGGGTAGAGAATTGTGCTGCTAAATCAATTTTATTACGCCATCGCGTTGTGCAGCATATTGGAATATTTAAAGATTGTTGTCTTGACTTTGATCATGTAGATTTTTGTTTACAAGTAAAAAAAGCTGGTTGGATTATTGCTGTTAATCCTAGTTCAATTATTTGGCAAAATTCACCTGATTCGGAATTATTCACCTGGATTGATTCCTACAATGAATGCAATCTTTATTATTGGCAAAAGTACAGACCAGACCTTTTATAG
- the glf gene encoding UDP-galactopyranose mutase, which translates to MTIDCSFTTLTSETPEIVCLSNWRWNSVHPRLKHILSRCTSQRRVFLIEQVIFTDQLLGRLDVRQDKSGLVVVIPSLPKGLTEEKINADLQKLLNAFFVENHIENYILWYCTSKAIAFTRNLQPQAVIYDCMDELPTVKSIPPALQEYESEMFSVADLVFILGEQSSQAIQVHQHPNIYAFPSRGDCDRTWITMMKLIDFAIAARQNEDTSYSYKAIQGYKTPETCKTDWEFDYLIVGAGFSGSVMAERLASQCGKKVLVVDKRNHIGGNAYDYYNNDGILVHKYGPHIFHTNSQEVFEYLSQFTQWRPYQHRVLSSVDGQMLPLPINLDTINQLYGMNLNTFEVDEFFKCIAEPKEYIRTSEDVIVSKVGKELYKKFYQGYTRKKWGLDPSELDKSVITRVPTRTNRDNRYFTDTYQAMPLHGYTRMFEKMLNHPNIKVMLNTDYREIEQVIPWREMVYTGAIDEFFDDRYGKLPYRSIYFQHETHNTPVFQPAPVINYPNEHLYTRVTEFKYLTGQEHNKTSIVYEFPQAEGEPYYPIPRPENHEIYKKYKALADSMSGVYFVGRLATYKYYNMDECVAQALSVYQQIMSVENGK; encoded by the coding sequence ATGACAATTGATTGTAGTTTTACTACCTTGACTTCGGAGACACCTGAGATAGTTTGCTTGTCTAATTGGCGTTGGAATTCTGTTCACCCCAGATTAAAACACATTTTAAGTCGCTGTACTTCACAAAGGCGAGTATTTTTGATCGAGCAGGTAATTTTTACAGATCAACTGCTGGGGCGCTTAGATGTCAGACAAGACAAGAGTGGTTTAGTGGTGGTGATTCCATCACTACCAAAAGGACTGACTGAGGAGAAGATTAACGCAGATTTACAGAAATTGCTCAATGCTTTTTTTGTAGAGAATCATATTGAGAATTACATTCTTTGGTATTGTACATCAAAAGCGATCGCCTTTACCCGCAACCTGCAACCCCAGGCAGTGATATACGATTGCATGGATGAGTTACCCACAGTTAAAAGCATACCGCCGGCTCTCCAAGAATATGAGAGTGAAATGTTCTCTGTTGCAGACTTGGTGTTTATTCTCGGTGAACAAAGTAGTCAAGCAATTCAGGTACATCAGCACCCGAATATCTATGCGTTTCCTAGTCGCGGCGATTGCGATCGCACTTGGATTACAATGATGAAACTCATAGACTTTGCCATTGCTGCGCGTCAGAACGAAGACACAAGTTATTCCTATAAAGCAATACAGGGTTACAAAACACCAGAAACCTGCAAAACAGATTGGGAATTTGATTACTTAATTGTAGGCGCGGGATTTTCTGGAAGCGTGATGGCGGAACGTTTAGCCAGTCAGTGTGGTAAAAAAGTATTAGTTGTGGACAAGCGTAATCACATTGGTGGTAATGCTTACGATTATTATAACAATGATGGCATTCTCGTACACAAATACGGTCCCCACATCTTTCACACCAACTCCCAGGAAGTCTTTGAATACCTTTCACAGTTTACTCAGTGGCGACCTTATCAACATCGCGTTTTGAGTAGCGTCGATGGTCAAATGCTTCCTCTCCCCATCAACCTGGACACCATTAACCAACTCTATGGGATGAACCTGAATACATTTGAGGTTGATGAGTTCTTCAAATGTATTGCGGAACCGAAAGAATACATCCGCACCTCAGAAGATGTCATAGTCAGCAAAGTTGGGAAAGAACTGTATAAAAAATTCTACCAAGGCTACACCCGCAAAAAATGGGGACTCGATCCTTCAGAGTTAGATAAATCAGTAATTACTAGGGTTCCCACCCGTACCAACCGCGACAACCGATATTTTACCGACACCTATCAAGCAATGCCTCTGCACGGTTATACTCGGATGTTCGAGAAGATGTTAAACCATCCCAATATTAAGGTGATGCTGAACACCGATTACCGGGAAATTGAGCAGGTAATTCCTTGGCGTGAGATGGTTTATACCGGGGCGATTGATGAATTTTTCGATGATCGCTATGGCAAACTACCTTATAGATCAATTTATTTCCAGCATGAGACACATAATACCCCAGTGTTTCAACCAGCGCCAGTGATTAATTATCCCAATGAACACCTGTATACCCGTGTCACAGAGTTTAAGTATTTAACTGGACAGGAACACAATAAAACTAGCATTGTTTATGAGTTTCCCCAGGCGGAAGGAGAACCCTATTATCCCATACCCCGTCCTGAGAATCATGAAATTTACAAAAAATACAAAGCCTTGGCAGATTCTATGTCAGGGGTGTATTTTGTGGGACGGTTAGCGACTTATAAATATTACAATATGGATGAATGTGTGGCTCAGGCTCTTTCTGTGTATCAGCAAATTATGTCTGTTGAAAATGGGAAATAG
- a CDS encoding AbrB/MazE/SpoVT family DNA-binding domain-containing protein, with product MGKAIKTRIVKIGNSQGLRIPKTLLEQSGINSEVEIEVHGNHLIIRPVEKARIGWDKAFAAMAEKHDDILLDDINTTEWDQVEWEW from the coding sequence ATGGGTAAAGCCATTAAAACCCGAATAGTAAAAATCGGCAATTCCCAAGGACTGCGTATACCCAAAACCCTATTAGAACAAAGCGGGATTAACTCAGAAGTAGAAATTGAAGTTCATGGAAATCATCTGATTATTCGCCCAGTTGAAAAAGCACGGATTGGTTGGGACAAAGCATTTGCAGCAATGGCAGAAAAACACGATGATATCCTATTAGATGATATCAATACAACAGAATGGGATCAGGTTGAATGGGAATGGTAG
- a CDS encoding type II toxin-antitoxin system PemK/MazF family toxin, which produces MVVNRFDVFLVNLDPTIGSEIKKTRPCLVISPNEINHHISTVIVAPMTTKGQTYPTRVTCQFQGQNGQIVLDQIRTVDKTRLVKLLGQISAEEQKTVLDILAQMFAE; this is translated from the coding sequence ATGGTAGTCAACCGATTTGATGTGTTCCTAGTTAATCTTGATCCTACCATTGGGAGTGAAATAAAAAAAACACGCCCGTGTTTAGTAATTTCACCAAACGAGATAAACCACCATATTTCCACCGTCATTGTTGCACCAATGACAACAAAAGGACAAACATATCCTACAAGGGTAACTTGTCAATTTCAAGGACAGAATGGACAAATTGTACTTGACCAAATTCGCACAGTAGATAAAACTCGATTAGTCAAATTGCTTGGTCAAATTAGTGCAGAAGAACAAAAAACAGTTCTTGATATCTTAGCCCAAATGTTTGCGGAATAA
- the secA gene encoding preprotein translocase subunit SecA, with product MLKLLLGDPNARKLKKYQPYISEINLLEEDIAALSDEELKGKTGEFKQRLAKGETLDDILPEAFAVVREAGRRVLGLRHFDVQMLGGVILHSGQIAEMKTGEGKTLVATLPSYLNALSGKGVHVITVNDYLARRDAEWMGQVHRFMGLSVGLIQSSMIPSERQKNYACDITYVTNSEIGFDYLRDNMATSMADVVQRPFNYCVIDEVDSILVDEARTPLIISGQVERPTEKYLQAAEIASRLQVDEHYEVDEKARNVLLTDEGFAESENLLGVTDLFDPEDPWAHFMFNAIKAKELFLKDKHYIVGNKEVVIVDEFTGRVLPGRRWSDGLHQAIEAKEHVEIQPETQTLATITYQNLFLLYPKLGGMTGTAKTEEPEFEKIYKLEVAVIPTNRIRKRQDLPDMVFKTEAGKWRAIAGECAEMHQLGRPVLVGTTSVEKSEYLSQLLKQMEIPHELLNARPENVEREAEIVAQAGRRGAVTIATNMAGRGTDIILGGNSEYMARLKLREYFMPRVVKPEDEDVFGVQRAAGLPTGHGGGQGFVPGKKIKTWRASPEIFPTQLTKETEQLLKDAVEVAVREYGERSLPELEAEDKVAVAAEKAPIDDAVILSLREAYKRVKQEYEEFTDTEHNEVIELGGLHVIGTERHESRRIDNQLRGRAGRQGDPGSTRFFLSLEDNLLRIFGGDRVAGLMNAFQVEEDMPIESGMLTRSLEGAQKKVETYYYDIRKQVFEYDEVMNNQRRAIYAERRRVLEGQDLKEQVIKYAEKTMDEIVDFYINPDLPSEEWELQKLVDKVKEFVYLLADLEPTQLEDMSVSEIKAFLHEQVRIAYDLKEAQIDQIQPGLMRQAERFFILQRIDTLWREHLQQMDALRESVGLRGYGQKDPLIEYKSEGYELFLDMMVNIRRDVVYSLFMFQPQQSAPVVQPSSEMV from the coding sequence ATGCTAAAACTTTTGTTGGGCGATCCCAACGCTCGTAAGCTGAAAAAATACCAACCTTACATTAGTGAAATTAACCTCTTAGAGGAAGACATTGCAGCCCTTTCCGATGAGGAGTTAAAAGGCAAAACCGGAGAATTTAAACAGCGACTTGCCAAAGGCGAAACGCTCGATGATATTCTGCCAGAAGCCTTTGCTGTGGTCAGAGAAGCCGGAAGGCGAGTCTTGGGATTGCGGCATTTTGATGTCCAGATGTTGGGCGGTGTGATCCTGCACTCTGGGCAAATTGCGGAAATGAAAACCGGGGAAGGTAAAACTCTGGTTGCTACTTTACCGAGTTATTTAAATGCTCTGAGTGGTAAAGGTGTACACGTCATTACAGTTAACGATTACCTGGCTCGTCGGGATGCTGAATGGATGGGACAGGTGCATAGGTTTATGGGATTGAGTGTGGGGCTGATTCAGTCGAGCATGATTCCCAGTGAACGCCAGAAAAACTATGCGTGCGATATCACTTATGTTACCAACAGTGAAATCGGTTTTGACTACCTGCGGGACAATATGGCGACATCAATGGCTGATGTGGTACAACGTCCGTTTAATTATTGTGTAATTGACGAGGTAGACTCGATTTTAGTTGATGAGGCGCGGACACCGCTAATTATTTCTGGGCAGGTAGAAAGACCTACAGAAAAATATCTACAAGCTGCTGAAATTGCTTCCAGACTGCAAGTAGATGAGCATTACGAGGTAGATGAAAAAGCTCGTAACGTGCTGTTAACTGATGAAGGTTTCGCGGAATCAGAAAATCTTTTGGGTGTTACAGATTTATTTGACCCGGAAGATCCTTGGGCGCATTTTATGTTCAATGCGATTAAAGCCAAGGAACTTTTTCTCAAGGACAAACACTACATTGTCGGTAACAAGGAAGTAGTAATTGTCGATGAATTTACCGGGCGGGTGTTACCCGGAAGGCGTTGGAGTGATGGTCTGCACCAAGCCATTGAAGCTAAAGAACACGTAGAGATTCAGCCGGAAACTCAAACTCTGGCGACAATTACTTATCAAAATTTGTTCTTGCTTTATCCCAAGTTAGGCGGGATGACAGGAACGGCGAAAACTGAAGAGCCGGAATTTGAAAAAATCTACAAATTAGAAGTTGCGGTAATTCCGACAAATAGAATCAGAAAACGCCAAGATTTGCCGGATATGGTCTTTAAAACCGAGGCGGGGAAATGGCGGGCGATCGCCGGAGAATGTGCCGAAATGCACCAACTCGGCAGACCTGTTCTGGTAGGAACCACCAGTGTAGAAAAATCGGAATATCTCAGTCAGCTGCTCAAGCAGATGGAGATTCCCCACGAACTGCTCAACGCTCGACCCGAAAACGTGGAACGGGAAGCGGAAATTGTCGCCCAAGCCGGACGCAGAGGGGCTGTAACCATCGCCACAAACATGGCTGGTAGAGGTACAGATATTATCCTTGGTGGTAACTCCGAATACATGGCACGTCTGAAGCTGCGGGAATACTTTATGCCGCGAGTTGTCAAGCCAGAAGATGAGGATGTTTTTGGTGTGCAAAGAGCTGCTGGCTTACCCACAGGACACGGTGGTGGTCAAGGTTTTGTTCCTGGTAAGAAAATCAAGACTTGGCGAGCTTCACCAGAAATTTTCCCCACGCAACTGACAAAAGAAACCGAACAGTTATTAAAAGATGCTGTGGAAGTGGCTGTGCGGGAGTATGGTGAACGCAGTTTACCGGAACTGGAAGCTGAAGATAAGGTAGCTGTAGCAGCAGAAAAAGCTCCCATAGATGATGCTGTGATTCTGAGCTTGCGGGAAGCTTACAAGCGTGTGAAGCAAGAATACGAAGAATTCACCGACACTGAACACAATGAAGTAATTGAGTTAGGCGGTTTGCACGTAATTGGTACAGAACGCCACGAATCACGGCGGATTGATAACCAGTTGCGGGGACGGGCTGGACGACAAGGAGACCCCGGTTCGACAAGATTCTTCCTCAGTTTAGAGGATAACTTATTGCGGATTTTTGGAGGCGATCGCGTCGCTGGATTAATGAACGCCTTCCAAGTCGAGGAAGATATGCCCATTGAATCCGGGATGCTCACCCGCAGTTTGGAAGGCGCACAGAAAAAAGTTGAAACCTATTACTACGACATCCGTAAACAGGTGTTTGAGTACGACGAGGTAATGAATAACCAACGTCGCGCCATCTACGCCGAACGTCGTCGGGTCTTAGAAGGTCAAGACTTGAAAGAACAGGTAATCAAGTACGCCGAAAAAACGATGGATGAAATCGTTGATTTCTACATCAACCCAGACTTACCCTCGGAAGAGTGGGAATTACAAAAGTTGGTGGATAAAGTTAAGGAATTTGTCTATCTGCTAGCGGATCTAGAACCAACTCAATTAGAGGATATGAGCGTTAGCGAGATTAAGGCTTTTCTCCACGAACAAGTGCGAATTGCTTATGACCTCAAAGAAGCCCAAATTGACCAAATTCAACCGGGACTGATGCGACAAGCTGAAAGGTTCTTTATCTTGCAGCGCATTGATACTCTGTGGCGGGAACACCTGCAACAAATGGATGCTTTACGCGAATCAGTAGGTTTGCGTGGTTATGGGCAGAAAGACCCGTTGATTGAGTATAAGAGCGAGGGTTATGAACTGTTCTTGGATATGATGGTGAACATCCGCCGCGATGTGGTTTACTCGTTGTTTATGTTCCAGCCTCAGCAGTCTGCTCCTGTGGTGCAGCCATCATCTGAGATGGTTTAA
- a CDS encoding diheme cytochrome c, translated as MSNFVKRKAIAKGQLKRRPLGLIVVILAWSLAMGWLLSLATIAHSATPTSEIGTVDVVPVQYQLGKQLYLDNCSTCHIALPPEVLPSQTWKNLLQDSQHYGAQLTPLIDPPRMLVWRYLSTFSRTQLKDEATPYRVNSSRYFQALHPQVDLPRPVEISSCVSCHPGARDFNFRRLTAEWEEK; from the coding sequence ATGTCAAATTTTGTCAAGCGTAAAGCGATCGCCAAAGGTCAACTCAAACGCCGTCCCTTGGGCTTAATTGTGGTAATTTTAGCTTGGAGTTTGGCTATGGGCTGGCTGCTTTCTCTTGCAACGATCGCTCACAGTGCCACTCCCACATCAGAAATTGGTACAGTTGATGTAGTACCTGTACAGTATCAGTTAGGGAAACAACTATATCTAGATAACTGCTCTACTTGTCACATAGCTCTCCCACCAGAAGTTTTACCCTCCCAAACCTGGAAAAATCTTTTACAAGACTCACAGCACTACGGCGCACAACTTACACCTTTAATCGATCCTCCCCGAATGCTCGTTTGGAGGTATCTTTCTACTTTCTCTCGCACACAGCTAAAAGACGAAGCCACACCCTATCGCGTCAATTCTTCACGTTATTTTCAGGCTTTGCATCCCCAAGTCGATTTACCCCGTCCTGTTGAAATCAGCAGTTGTGTCAGTTGTCATCCCGGCGCGAGGGATTTTAATTTTCGCCGCCTGACTGCGGAATGGGAAGAAAAATAA
- a CDS encoding AAA family ATPase: MREKIDTLTQNLARTIVGKNEAIRLVLVALLGGGHALLEDVPGVGKTLLAKSLARSLDGKFQRLQCTPDLLPTDITGTNIWNPKSGEFTFLPGPVFANILLADEINRATPRTQSALLEVMEEHQVTIDGISRAVPQPFFVIATQNPIEYQGTFPLPEAQMDRFMLSLSLGYPGATEELEMLQNLQQGRSFTDLQPCLTLAEVAELRKVCSQVRVETSLQEYILELVRSTRQDEEITLGVSPRGTVALQKATQALAFLLGRDYAIPDDVKFLVPHVLCHRLITRGGRNPRTIVERLLRSVPIP, translated from the coding sequence ATGAGAGAAAAAATTGACACCCTCACCCAAAATCTGGCTCGTACCATCGTTGGTAAAAACGAAGCCATCCGCTTAGTCCTAGTCGCCCTGTTAGGTGGCGGTCATGCACTGCTAGAAGATGTCCCTGGAGTGGGAAAAACCCTCCTCGCTAAGTCCCTAGCCCGTTCACTGGATGGCAAATTTCAACGGCTACAATGTACCCCCGACTTACTCCCAACAGACATCACGGGGACTAATATTTGGAACCCCAAAAGCGGCGAATTTACCTTTCTCCCAGGGCCAGTATTTGCCAATATCCTCCTCGCAGACGAAATCAACCGCGCCACACCCCGCACCCAGTCAGCTTTGCTGGAAGTCATGGAAGAGCATCAAGTCACAATTGATGGAATCTCTCGTGCAGTTCCTCAGCCGTTCTTTGTCATTGCTACCCAGAACCCCATAGAATATCAAGGCACTTTTCCCTTACCAGAAGCCCAAATGGATCGGTTTATGTTGTCCTTAAGTTTGGGTTATCCTGGTGCTACAGAAGAACTAGAGATGCTGCAAAACCTGCAACAAGGTCGGAGTTTTACTGATTTGCAGCCTTGTCTTACCTTGGCAGAAGTAGCTGAATTGCGTAAAGTCTGTTCCCAGGTAAGAGTAGAAACTTCTCTGCAAGAATACATTCTCGAATTAGTCCGCTCAACACGCCAAGATGAAGAAATTACTTTGGGTGTAAGTCCGCGTGGTACTGTGGCATTACAAAAGGCTACCCAAGCCCTGGCTTTTCTGTTAGGGCGTGATTACGCTATTCCCGATGATGTGAAATTTCTTGTCCCTCACGTTCTCTGTCATCGTCTCATTACCAGGGGAGGACGTAATCCTAGAACTATAGTTGAGCGATTATTAAGGTCAGTTCCTATACCTTAA
- a CDS encoding bifunctional riboflavin kinase/FAD synthetase, translated as MLNLSKNGCSMWVASSTELSLKPTAVALGKFDGVHLGHHRVIQPILPAALDETRPEEGENLPTPAAEQTYSTVVTFDPHPLEFFTGQARPLLTPLDEKVQQLRSLGVEQLVLLPFDQELSALSPQEFVEQILVKQLQCRRISVGQDFCFGKQRRGTAKDLQFLAAKHHIPVTIVSLQTYTDKTPTQEAPISTSLIRHYLESGEIKNANLLLGRPYTLIGTVIPGQQMGRTIGFPTANLQLPKDKFVPRQGVYAVRADIYSQTPDATTAYQNLGVMNIGNRPTVNGSNLSVEVHLFDWSSDLYGKQLAVQLVEFLRPEEKFASLEDLKTQIKLDCTVAREVLSAEC; from the coding sequence ATGCTCAATTTGTCTAAAAATGGATGTTCTATGTGGGTTGCTTCCTCTACGGAATTGTCTCTCAAGCCAACTGCTGTGGCTCTTGGCAAATTTGATGGTGTGCATCTTGGTCATCATAGAGTTATTCAACCAATTTTGCCCGCAGCATTGGATGAGACCAGACCAGAAGAGGGGGAGAATTTACCAACCCCAGCAGCAGAACAGACATACTCGACAGTTGTCACCTTTGATCCCCATCCACTGGAATTTTTTACAGGTCAAGCCAGGCCTTTATTAACACCACTGGATGAAAAAGTCCAACAATTGCGATCGCTAGGAGTAGAACAACTTGTACTGCTACCCTTTGACCAAGAATTATCTGCATTATCTCCCCAAGAGTTTGTCGAGCAGATATTAGTCAAACAACTCCAATGTAGGCGAATTAGTGTAGGGCAAGATTTTTGTTTTGGCAAACAGCGTCGTGGTACTGCAAAAGACTTGCAATTCCTAGCAGCCAAACACCATATCCCCGTCACCATCGTTTCCTTACAAACTTATACAGACAAAACTCCCACCCAGGAGGCTCCCATTAGCACTTCACTGATCCGTCACTACTTAGAAAGTGGCGAAATCAAAAACGCCAACCTCCTACTGGGAAGACCTTACACCCTCATTGGTACAGTTATCCCAGGGCAACAAATGGGACGAACCATTGGTTTTCCTACCGCCAACCTGCAATTACCAAAAGACAAATTTGTCCCCCGCCAAGGTGTGTATGCTGTCCGCGCTGATATTTACAGTCAAACACCAGATGCAACTACTGCATATCAGAACTTGGGTGTGATGAACATAGGGAACCGCCCCACAGTCAATGGTAGTAACTTATCAGTGGAAGTGCATCTGTTCGATTGGTCAAGTGATTTATATGGTAAACAATTGGCTGTACAGCTAGTGGAATTTTTGCGCCCAGAAGAGAAATTTGCTTCTCTCGAAGACCTAAAAACACAAATTAAACTGGATTGTACTGTTGCTAGAGAAGTTTTGAGTGCTGAATGCTGA
- a CDS encoding RNA-guided endonuclease InsQ/TnpB family protein: protein MLVLEYKIKGTKLQYQAINEAIRTTQFIRNKAIRYWMDTPREANINRVALNNYSTALRQEFKFVEQFNSMACQSATERAWLAIDRFYSNCQAKKPGKKGYPRFQKDNRSAEYKTSGWSLHPTKRRIKFTDKKGIGEVKLLGKWDIHTYPDKSIKRVRLIKKADGYYCQFAIKTEPLSESRKADGEVGLDVGLEFFYSDSNGHHEPNPRFLRKAEKSIKHSQRQIYKKEKGKNQRRKARQRYARKHLKVSRQRNEHAKRIARNVCKANALVVYEDLRVKNLVKNHCLAKSINDVSWGLFRRWLEYFAVKFNTKAVAINPRMTSQKCSDCGTIVKKSLSTRTHKCNCGCELQRDVNAAKNILNLAKARDGQSQSNATGLATSTLLGETLVEQVARVKVESPCL, encoded by the coding sequence GTGCTGGTGTTAGAGTACAAAATCAAAGGTACTAAATTACAGTATCAAGCTATAAATGAAGCTATTAGAACTACACAGTTCATCAGAAATAAAGCTATTAGATACTGGATGGATACACCAAGAGAAGCCAATATTAATAGAGTGGCTCTTAATAATTACTCAACAGCACTACGTCAAGAGTTTAAGTTTGTAGAACAATTCAATTCAATGGCTTGCCAATCTGCAACAGAAAGAGCATGGTTAGCTATTGATAGGTTTTACAGTAATTGCCAGGCTAAAAAACCAGGTAAAAAGGGATATCCCCGCTTTCAGAAAGATAACCGTTCTGCTGAATATAAGACTTCTGGTTGGTCACTACACCCTACCAAAAGACGGATTAAATTTACTGACAAAAAAGGGATTGGTGAAGTAAAGTTGCTTGGCAAATGGGATATTCACACCTATCCAGACAAGTCAATAAAACGGGTTAGGTTAATCAAAAAAGCTGATGGGTATTACTGCCAATTTGCCATTAAAACTGAACCATTAAGTGAGTCAAGGAAGGCTGATGGTGAAGTAGGCCTAGACGTTGGTTTAGAGTTTTTCTACTCTGATTCTAATGGACACCATGAACCAAATCCCAGGTTTTTAAGGAAAGCCGAAAAATCTATTAAACACTCTCAACGTCAAATTTACAAAAAGGAGAAAGGTAAAAATCAACGACGAAAGGCGAGACAAAGATATGCTCGAAAACACTTAAAAGTAAGTAGACAACGGAATGAACACGCTAAGAGAATAGCGCGTAACGTGTGCAAGGCTAACGCCTTAGTAGTCTATGAAGATTTAAGAGTTAAGAACTTGGTAAAAAATCACTGTCTTGCTAAATCAATTAATGATGTTAGCTGGGGTTTGTTTCGTCGTTGGTTAGAATATTTTGCAGTCAAATTCAACACTAAAGCTGTTGCCATCAATCCTAGAATGACATCTCAAAAATGTAGTGATTGTGGCACAATAGTTAAAAAATCTCTTTCTACTCGTACCCATAAATGTAACTGTGGGTGTGAGCTTCAAAGAGATGTGAACGCTGCAAAAAACATTTTGAATCTTGCAAAAGCTAGGGATGGGCAGTCCCAAAGTAACGCTACTGGACTAGCAACCTCTACTCTACTTGGGGAAACCCTGGTTGAGCAAGTAGCTAGGGTGAAAGTAGAATCCCCGTGTCTTTAG